The window CGCGCCGGTGAATCAGCTGGTACTGCTCGGCGATATTCGCCAGGTTGAGGAACTGGTTGAACGCCCGGGCGACCGGCAGCAGTTCCTGTTCCTGCAACTGGTTCAGGCGGGTACTCAGTTCATCGCCGGCTGTTTTCTCGGAAATGGCTCCGTGGCGATCCGCCTTGGCGCCTTTGCGGATTTGCTCGATCTTGTCGAGGAAATCATCGCCGTACTGCTCTCGAATGGTATTGCCCAACAGCTCACCCAGCAGGTGAACGTCCTCACGCAAGCGTGCATCGATATCACTCATCAGCCAATCTCCAGCCAGAAATCCGGGACGCGCAGGTTTGCCAGAGTGCCGCCAGCGCTCATTTATGACAAGACTTTAAACCTTGTCGGTTGCAGCGAGTCTGATGACTTAAGCCGCCCGTGTTCATCCATGCGAGCGACGGGTCACTCATCACCGCCTGCCTTCGCGGGCTTTACTGAGGTTGCCATGAAAATCCGAGAACTGGCCCAGCATTGGGAAGAGAACGCCAAGGGTCGCCTGACCAAAACCGAGTACGCGATCCATCTGGACGTGGAGTCCGCCGCAAGGCTGGCGGCTATCGCCGAGATGTACCCCAAGCGCCACCCCGAAGAATTGCTCGGCGAGCTGATCGGCGCCGCCCTCGAAGAGCTCGAGGCCAGCTTTCCCTACATCAAGGGCCAGCAAGTCATTGCCACCGATGAAGAAGGCGATCCGCTGTATGAAGACGTCGGCCCTACGCCACGCTTCCTCAGCTTGTCTGGCCGCTATCTGAACGACTTGTCGGCTACTTCCGACGAGCAGAAACACTGATCCTCTCGTGCAACCTTCCCTGTATTCCGGGCCTCCAGTGGGCCCTGAGTACCGCTGCGCAAGGCAGAAGTTCCAATTTCTTACCCTGACCAATCAGTCAAAATATTTTTTCAGGCAAATCGCCACCTCCGCTGAACTTTTGAAAAAAGCCTCCGGTCACAGCCAGTAAGCCATCACTTGGAACGGCCGTTTTAAAAGGCACTTGTAGCTTTATTGCCAGGGCCGCAGCCGCATTCCGGTGACATGGATTTAAATGTTTTTCAGGAGTTATCCAATGGAGTTGAAGACGATGAAGACCAGCACTGCCAAATCCTCGTTTAATCACCTGCGCGGGCTTAAATTGGCCGCGCTGGCAATCGGCACCAGCTTCGTCCTGGCGGGCTGCGCCGGCAACCCTCCGACCGAGCAGTACGCGGTTACCCAGTCTGCGGTGAACAGCGCCGTCAGCGCCGGCGGCACCGAGTACGCCGCTGTTGAAATGAAGTCGGCCCAGGACAAGCTCAAGCAAGCCGAGATTGCCATGCACGACAAGAACTACGACGAAGCCCGCCGCCTGGCTGAACAAGCCGAGTGGGACGCTCGCGTCGCAGAGCGCAAGTCCCAGGCCGCCAAGGCTGAACAGGCCGTGAAGGATTCTCAGAAGGCTGTTGACGAGCTGCGTAAGGAAGGCATGCGCCCGGCTGCTATCCAGCAGAAGTAAGACGCTTGCTGTGACCGAACCGCACCTGATATCGAATTGAAAGGACGACACGACTATGCGTAAACAATTGATGATCCCTGCCCTGCTGGCGATGAGCGTTGCACTGGCGGCTTGCTCCACCCCGCCGAACGCGAACCTGGAAAACGCACGGACCAACTTCTCGGCCCTGCAGACCAACCCGCAGGCCACCAAGCTGGCGGCGCTGGAAACCAAGGACGCCAGCGAATGGCTGGACAAGGCTGACAAGGCCTACCGCGATAAAGAAGACGAGAAGAAAGTCGACCAGTTGGCCTACCTGACCAACCAACGCGTTGAAGTGGCCAAAGACACCATCGTGCTGCGCGAATCCGAAGCCAAGCTGAAGAACGCCGGCGACGAACGCGCCCGCGCATTGCTGGACGCTCGCGATGCGCAAATCAAGCAACTGCAGGACAGCCTGAACGCCAAGCAAACCGATCGCGGCACCCTGGTGACCTTCGGTGACGTGCTGTTCGCCACCAACAAGTCCGATCTGAAATCCAGCGGCCTGGTCAACATCACCAAGCTGGCCCAGTTCCTGCGCGACAACCCTGACCGTAAGGTGATCGTCGAAGGCTACACCGACAGCACCGGATCCGACTCGTACAACCAGAGCCTGTCGGAGCGTCGTGCCGCTTCGGTACAACGTGCACTGGCTCAACAAGGCGTGGACATCTCGCGTATCGTGACCCAGGGTTATGGCAAGGAATACCCGGTTGCCGACAACACCAGCGTGTCGGGCCGTGCCATGAACCGTCGTGTCGAAGTGACCATTTCCAACGACAACCAGCCGGTCAAGCCACGTTCGTCGATGGCGAACTGATTGATTGAAGCGGGATAGGAAAAACCCACCTTACGGTGGGTTTTTTTACGGCTTGTCTAACTCAATCGTACGCGCCGTGTGGTAGTCCGGCATGTTTATCTTCGAACTATAACTACTCTCTGACGGCGTGTGCGCCTGCTGCTGATCCTTTTTCTGCTTGACGTAGCTGCGCTCCAGCGCCTCATGCGTCCTGACCATGTTCAACATATTGCGTATCGCAACATTATCTATCGCCACTTTGTCGGCCCCGCTCGGTATAAATCACAACGCTATCTGTGGCTCCTGACACAAAACGGTTCCAGCTTTCCGACACTCGGCGTCCTATTGCTGAAGTTGCGGTGTCTCCTGCCCCATGCAACGCACCGCCTGCTTCTTGTTGTTCACCAGCACGCCACTGAGGCCTTTCTGCTCGGTATCAAACATCACCAGCACGCCATCAACGCACTGTGCCACTTGCGCGGCAGGCGTCACGGAGATCTTGTAGTCCTCGCCGGGCACGGTCTTGAGCATAGTGAAATCGCTGAGCAGCAGCGCATCTTCCGGTTTGGCAAAGTGCAGGTAACCATAGAACCACAGGCAACCGACGGTACCGATGATGGTGCCAATGCCGGTGAGGATCAGCGGGATCATGTTGCGTTCTTCGCTCATTGCGGGCTCTCTGGGGAATCAGGTTTGGGAGTGGGGTAGTTCGGAATTTCGCCCAGCCGGCGCAGGCCGTTGAAGTGCTGTGGGTCATCCAGGTAGCGCAGCATCACGGTTTGCCAGGTCTTGTCGGCAAAGGTCTGCACATGGCCACCGCGGGTCAATTGCAATACCCGAGGCGGCGGCGCGGCCTGATACAGGCGGATGCCGTTGTTCACAGGCACGATCGGGTCGTCCAGACTGTGAAACAGCAGCTTCGGCACGCCCGTCAGCCGTGGCATGGCGGCGATTGCACTGTCGCCGTCCGGTACCAGCCAGGACAGCGGCACCTGGAACGGCCATGTTAACCATGAGGTGCTCAGGGCGAATTGTCCTACGTCACGATAACTGGCAGGCACACCGTCCAGCACCAGGGCCTTGAGCCGTGATTGCCGCTCCGGGTGGGCTGCCAGGTAGTGCACCGCCAGCGCGCCGCCCAGGCTCTGGCCCAGCACGATCAGCGGCTGCCCCTGAGTTTCGGGCGCCTCGTCGATCCAGCTGAATGCGGCATCCACATCCTGATACACCGCAGGTAACGAGGGCTTGCCTTGGGACAAGCCGTAACCGCGATAGTCGAGCAGCAGCACTTGGTAACCCTGCTCGGGCAACCACCAGCTACCGCCCAGGTGCCAGGCCAGGTTGCCGCCGTTGCCGTGCAGGTGCAGCACCGTGCCCTTGAGCGCAACGCCGGGCTTGGCCGGCAGCCACCAGGCGTGGAGCTTGACGCCGTCGGCGGTGATCAGGGTGACGTCGCGGTACTCCAGGTGCGCTTTTTCCGGCGTGAACGGCAGACCCGGTTCGGGGTAGAACAGCAGCGAGCTGCAGCCGTTCAGGGTGAGTAGCAGGCATAGAATGCCGAGGATTCTCATCCGTTGAAACCTCGTGAATGGGTTGGAAATCAATCTACAAGCCAGTAAATATCCAATGTGGGAGCTGGCTTGCCTGCGATAGCGGTCTTTCAGTGAAACAACTGTGACTGATACACCGCTATCGCAGGCAAGCCAGCTCCCACAGTTTTGATCGGGTTTCGTCAGGGATAGTCTCTATAGGATATTGGAGTAATCCGCCTCGATCCGGTCCAGACTCAAGTGGTTGAGGAAGTTGGAGAAACACATCCAGGCCGCCAGCGCGTTCATGTCGCGGAACTGTTCCGGCAGGTATTTGGGCGGCACCACCAGGCCTTCGTCGACCAGCTGGCGCAGCGTACGCATGTCTTCCAGGGTGGTCTTGCCGCAGAACAGCAGCGGCACTTGCTCCAGCTTGCCTTTGCGCACGGCGAGCTGGATGTAGTTGTAGACCATGATGAAGCCCTTGAGGTAGGACAGGTCCTTGGTAAACGGCAGACCGTTCGGCACCGAGCCACGGAATACGCGGCTGGCGTTGCCATAGCTTTCGGCCATTTCAAAACCTTGCTCGCGGAAGAACTCGAACACCTGGAGGAAGTCGGCGCCCTCTTCCACCATGTGGATCGCGCGGGTACGGTTGGTCAGTTTGCGCAGGCGGCTTGGGTAGGAGGCGAAGGTGATGATCTCCATCAGGATCGCCAGGCCTTCCTGGGTCACGGTGGACGACGGCGGCCCCTTGGACAGGAAGGTGCAGATCGGCTGGTTCTGGCCATTGAGGGTGGTGCCGACATGCACCAGGCCTTCATGCACTTCCAGGGCGCGCACATCGCGGTCGTTGAACATCGCGTCAGCGCGAATCTTGATGTAGTCGGCGCCCGCCGCCGCGTCGGCGACGATCCCGTCGGACTCGAACACGCGAATGGTCTCTTCGGCCTCGCCGAAGACCTTGTTCAAGCGCGTTTGCAGCAGGGCCACGGCGTCCTTGGCGGTGAGGGTCTTGGCTTCGTCCTTGAGGTCGCCACGCCCGTCGATGTTGTTCAGGTAGTCGGAAAGCATCAGGCCCAGGTCGGCCAGGGTCGGGTCGCCGGCGTGGAAGGCATCGGAGGCGGCGCCGTACAGCTCCTGGGAAATCAGGCCGAAATCCTCGGTGCCGCGCGCTTCAAGCATGCGCACCACCATGCGGTATTCCTTGCACATGCGGCGCATGATCTGGCCCACCGGGCTGAACTGGCCGAGGCGACGGGTGATGTCGCGCTCGATGTTCTGGAACTCCAGCTTCACCGCGCTGGAGTCGAACGACAGTGGCCGATTCAGATAGTAATCACGGTCGACCGCCGGCATTTCCTTGCCCTTGGCCTTGAGAAATCCCTGGCGAATGTTGTCGTCCCACTTCACGGCGTCGAGGACGCGTATCGGTGTTTGCGCCAGCACAATGCGATCAGACAAGGTGCGTATCGTCTGCTGGTAATCGTCCACCCGGTGCTTCCTCTTTGAACGTTATCGGCCCGCGCGCCGGTAGCGCACGGCTTGCACAAATACATCGGCGTTGGCCGGGTCATCCAGGTAGGCAAACACCTGGTCAATATGGCTGTCCACCAGCACGCCCTCGCCTTCGACGGTTTCCACGGTGCTGCCGCGCAGCGTCTGTTGGCCGATGGCCTGGCGGATCTGGTCGAGGTCGAGGTTGTAGACCACCAATTCGTGCTTTTCGTTGATCTCAAAACCGGCCAGGATGAAATGCCCACCCAGTTTGGCCGGCAACGGCGCCGACAAGTACCAGCGATTGCCATGGCGCGAAACTGTAAACAGGTACTCGTCGCGCTGGCCCGGCTTGCCTGTAGGGTAGCTCACGGCCTTATAACGGTGTTCACCGGCGCGGGTGATGTTCAGGTTGAGCGGCTCGCCCCAGGCGTTCTTGCTGGCCCATTGGCCCAGCAGTTCACCCGGCGCCGCTTCGCGCGCGGGCAATGGGTTCTTGAAGGTGACAAGGCAACCGCTGAGCAGCAGGAACGACAAGGCGATTGCCGCAAGACGCCAGGTTTTCATGTGATACCCCGTCAGATATGGGCGCTGGCTTGCCTGCGATACAGGCACCTCGATACTTCAGGTACACCGAGGTGATGCTATCGCAGGCAAGCCAGCTCCCACATAAAGCAGATCGCGCACAGGCCTGGCTAGACCGAGGCCAATACCAAATGCATGTAACGCTTGAGGATCTCAAGCATCTCTTCGCCGGTCAGAGGCTCTGCGCTGCCCAGCAGGCCCTGATATTCCATCCGACTGATTATCGCCGTCAACACTTTGGCATCCTGTTGCGGTTCGCGCGAGCCCAGTACCTGGAAAAACTGCCCGGTGCCTTGCAACAGGATTTGCTGATGGGAATGCACCAGTTCCGCCAGGCGCGGGTTGAGCAACGCCTCCTGGCGAAAGGCCTGCTCGGCCATCAGGTGTTCACGGCGGTTGGTCAGTTGACGCAAGACATAATCGGCGGTCAGCCGCGCGATGTCATCGGCCAGTTGCGAGCGCGACGCCGGGCTGCCATCGCCGTAGGCGACCATTTCGCGCAGCAGGCCCTCGTTACGCACCCATAGCTTGCCCATGTAGGCGGCGCTGCGCTCGACGTATTGGGCAAAGGTATCGGTGAGCAAGTCGTCGATATCCTTGAAATAGTAGGTAGTGGCCGACAGCGGCACCCCTGCCTCCGCCGCCACCGCCCGATGGCGCACGGCCCGCACGCCGTCGCGCACCACAATACGCATGGCCGCGTCGAGAATGTCCTGCCTGCGTTGTTCGCTGCCGCGACGGCTGGCCTTGCGGCCTTGATATTGGACGCTTTCAGCCACGGCAGCGGCAATGCCGGCGGCGCCTTCTTGTGCGGTTACGCGGTTCACGACAAATCTTCCTTTATAAGGTGACGCGGATCGTCACGGTATGCATTCCCACGCAGAGCGGGGGAACGATAACCTGGCGCTGTTTGCTTGACGCTTATAAACGCCGCATAAAAAAGCCGCCTTATAAAAGGCGGCTCTGGATTTCACTACGGTTACGCTTGTGGCCGCATGTGCGGGAACAGGATCACGTCGCGGATCGACGGCGAGTCGGTCAGCAGCATCACCAGGCGGTCGATGCCGATGCCTTCACCGGCCGTTGGCGGCATGCCATATTCCAGGGCGCGGACGAAGTCGGCGTCGTAGTGCATGGCCTCATCGTCGCCAGCGTCCTTGTCGGCCACCTGGGCCATGAAGCGCTCGGCCTGATCTTCCGCGTCGTTCAACTCGGAGTAGGCGTTGGCGATTTCGCGGCCGCCGATGAACAGCTCGAAACGGTCGGTGACGTTCGGGTTGTCATCGTTGCGACGGGCCAGCGGCGACACTTCGAACGGGTACTGGGTGATGAAGTGTGGCTGTTCCAGCTTATGCTCCACCAACTCCTCGAAAATCATCACCTGCAGTTTGCCCAGGCCTTCGAAGCCGAGCACCTTGGCCCCGGCTTTCTTGGCGATGGCACGGGCCTTGTCGATGTCGTTCAGGTCCTCGGCGGTCAGGTCGGGGTTGTACTTGAGGATCGAATCAAACACCGACAGGCGCACGAACGGCTCGCCGAAGTGGAACACCTTGTCACCGTACGGCACGTCGGTGCTGCCCAGCACCAGCTGCGCCAGCTCGCGGAACAGTTCTTCGGTCAGGTCCATGTTGTCTTCGTAGTCGGCGTAGGCCTGGTAGAACTCCAACATGGTGAATTCCGGGTTGTGGCGGGTCGAGACACCTTCGTTACGGAAGTTGCGGTTGATCTCGAATACCTTCTCGAAGCCGCCGACCACGAGGCGCTTGAGGTACAGCTCCGGCGCGATACGCAGGAACATTGGCAGGTCCAGCGCATTGTGGTGGGTTTCGAACGGCTTGGCCGCGGCGCCACCAGGAATGGTTTGCAGCATCGGCGTTTCCACTTCCAGGAAGTCACGCTGCATCAGGAAGCTGCGGATATGCGCAATGACTTGCGAGCGCACGCGGAAGGTCTTGCGCACGTCTTCGTTGACGATCAGGTCGACGTAGCGCTGGCGATAGCGTTGCTCGGTGTCGGTCAGGCCGTGGTGCTTGTCCGGCAGCGGGCGCAGCGACTTGGTCAGCAGGCGCACCTGGGTCATTTCAACGTACAGGTCGCCCTTGCCGGAGCGGGCCAGGGTGCCTTCGGCTGCGATGATGTCGCCCATGTCCCAGGTTTTCACCGCGGCCAGGGTTTCTTCGGAAAGGGTCTTGCGATTGACGTAGACCTGAATACGCCCGGTCATGTCCTGGATCACCATGAACGAGCCACGGTTGAGCATGATGCGACCTGCCACCTTGACCGGGATCGCAGCCTCTGCCAGTTCTTCCTTGGTCTTATCCGCGTATTGCTTCTGCAAGGCCTCGCAGTAGTTTTCGCGGCGGAAGTCATTGGGGAAGGCATTGCCCTTGGCGCGCTCGGCAGCAAGCTTTTCCTTGCGCAGGGCGATCAGGGAGTTTTCTTCCTGTTGCAGGGCTTGCGGATCGAGTTGTTGGTCGCTCATGTCTTTTGATTTTCCATCAGGTTCGTTGTCCCAGGCCTCAGGCCGGGGATCGCCTACAGTCTTTACAGCCCCGATTTCAGGCTGGCTTCCAGGTATTCGTCGATATCGCCGTCGAGCACCTTGTCGCAGTCACTGCGTTCGATGTTGGTGCGCAGATCCTTGATCCGCGACGCATCGAGCACATAAGAACGGATCTGGTGGCCCCAGCCGATATCCGACTTGGTGTCTTCCAGCGCCTGGGAAGCGGCGTTGCGCTTCTGCATCTCCTGCTCGTACAACTTGGCCCGCAACATTTTCATGGCGGTGTCTTTGTTCGCGTGCTGGGAACGTTCGTTCTGGCAGCTGACCACGGTGTTGGTCGGTACGTGGGTGATACGTACGGCTGAGTCGGTGGTGTTAACGTGCTGGCCACCGGCACCGGAGGAACGGTAGGTGTCGATGCGCAAGTCGGCCGGGTTGATCTCGATTTCGACTTTGTCGTCGATCTCTGGCGAGACGAAAATGGCGCAGAACGACGTATGGCGACGGTTGCCGGAGTCAAACGGGCTCTTGCGCACCAGGCGGTGCACGCCGATCTCGGTGCGCAGCCAGCCAAAGGCGTACTCGCCCTTGATATGCACGGTCGCGCCCTTGATACCGGCGACTTCACCGGCGGACAGCTCCATGATGGTCGCTTCGAAACCGCGCTTGTCCGCCCAGCGCAGGTACATGCGCAGCAGGATGTTGGCCCAGTCCTGGGCCTCGGTGCCGCCGGAACCGGCCTGGATATCCAGGTAAGCGTTGTTCGGGTCCATTTCATGGCTGAACATGCGGCGGAATTCGAGCTTGGCGAGGTTTTCCTCGAGACGGGCCAGCTCGGCGACGACATCGCCCACTGCGCCTTCATCGTTTTCTTCGACGGCCATGTCCAGCAGGTCGCGGCAATCGCCCAGACCGGTGTTCAGTTCGTCGAGGGTGTCGACGATCTGCGCCAGCGCAGCGCGTTCGCGGCCCAGTTCCTGGGCGTATTCAGGTTTGTTCCAGACAGCAGGATCTTCAAGCTCACGATTGACTTCGGTCAGACGCTCATGCTTTTGATCGTAGTCAAAGATACCCCCGAATAGTTTCGGAGCGCTCGGACAGGTCCTTGATGGTGTTAAGGATCGGGTTGATTTCCATGGCGGGCAGCACTCGTTGGCGAACTTTTGAAAGCCGGCGAGTATAACGGCAAATGGGGTCAAACGGCAGCCCGCTTGGCGAAAAGGCGAGTTTGATGACCGATGAATATCCAATGTGGGAGCGGGCTTGCTCGCGAAGGCGGTGTGTAGTGAGCGGGCTTGCCCCGCGCTGGGCTGCGAAGCAGCGCCAATGAAAGACACCGCGCAGTTCCAGATAAAACCAGGTCGCCTGGTTTGGGGCGGCTTCGCCACCCAGCGCGGGGCAAGCCCGCTCACTACACACCGCTATCGCAGGCAAGCCAGCTCCCACAGGGCTTCGGTGTTGTTCTGAATTACTCGATCCCGACCTGATTACGCCCATTATGCTTGGCCGTATACAACCCCTTGTCCGCCGCCATGATCAACTGCCGGCAATCGGTGCCCTGCACCGGGGTCATCGTCGACAGGCCGATGCTGATGGTCAGGCTTGCGCCCTCGGTTGGGGCGATGTGCGGGATTTTCAGCGCCGCCACCGCCATGCGCAGTTTCTCGGCCACCAGCCGCGCGCCGCCCGGCGAGGTGCTGGGCAGCACCAGGGCGAACTCTTCGCCGCCATAACGCGCCGGCAGGTCGGAAGGACGGCTGCTGGCTTCACGGATGGTGTTGGCGACTTTGCGCAAGGCTTCGTCGCCCTCGACATGGCCAAAACTGTCGTTGTAGGTCTTGAAGAAGTCCACGTCGATCATCAGCAGCGATAGCTGGGTCTGGTCGCGCATGGCACGGCGCCATTCCAGTTCCAGGTATTCATCGAAGTGCCGGCGGTTCGACAGCCCGGTAAGCCCGTCGGAGTTCATCAGCCGCTGCAGCACCAGGTTGGTGTCCAGCAGTTGTTGCTGGCTGACCCGCAGCGCACGGTAGGCCGCGTCCCGCTGCAGCAGGGTCATGTAGGAGCGCGAGTGATAGCGAATACGCGCCACCAGTTCGATGTTGTCCGGCAGCTTGACCAGGTAGTCGTTGGCGCCGGCCGAGAACGCCGCGCTTTTGATCAGCGGGTCTTCCTTGGTGGAAAGCACGATGATCGGGATGTTCTGGGTGGCCGGGTGGTTGCGGTATTCGCGCACCAGGGTCAGGCCATCGAGGCCGGGCATCACCAGGTCCTGCAGGATCACGGTCGGTTTGATGCGGATCGCCTGGGCAATCGCCTGGTGCGGGTCGGCGCAGAAGTGGAAGTCGATGTTTTCTTCATGGGCCAGGCCACGGCGCACGGCTTCGCCAATCATGGCCTGGTCGTCGACCAGCAACACCATGGCGGCGTTTTCGTCGGTCTTGATGTCGTCGATCTGTAAATCATTCATGTGCAGTCACCTGAATTGCTTCCTGCCGGTCAGCACTGCGCAGGGGAGTGATCATATTGCAAACACCTCCAGCAATCGGGGCGCAATCCTGTCCAGTGGGCGAATTTCAACAGCGGCATCAATTGCCGCCGCCGCTTTGGGCATGCCATACACCGCCGAGCTTTGCTGATCCTGGGCGATGGTCAAATAACCTTGTTCACGCAGCAACTTGAGGCCCTGGGCCCCGTCGCGGCCCATGCCGGTCAACAGAACGCCGACGGCATCGCCGTTCCAGTGGCGGGCCACGCTTTCGAAAAACACATCGATCGAAGGCCGGTAGATCTCGTTCACCGGCTCTGCGGTATAGGCTAGCGTGCCATTTTTCAATAAACGAATGTGGTGGTTGGTGCCGGCCAGCAGCACCACGCCACTTTGCGGTGGCTCGCCTTCGCGGGCCAGGCGCACCGGCAGGCCAGAGGCGCTGCTCAGCCACTCGGCCATGCCGGCGGCGAACACTTGGTCCACATGCTGCACCAGCACAATGGCGGCCGCAAAGTCCCGGGGCAAACCCTTGAGCAGGACTTCCAGGGCGGCCGGGCCGCCGGCCGAGGAGCCGATGGCCACCAGGCTCTGGCGTTTGCCGGTGATACGCGGTGCCACGCTTTCAGCCCGCACCCGGCTGCCGCGCTGGCCGATCAACCAGCCGATATTGAGGATCTTGCGCAGCAGCGGCGCAGCCGCGTCCTTGGGGTTGCCGACGCCCAGGGGCGGCGTGTCCACCACATCCAGGGCGCCGTGGCCCATGGCCTCGAACACGCGACTGACATTGGCTTGGCGGTCGACCGTCACAATGACGATGGCGCACGGGGTCTCGGCCATGATCTGCCGGGTGGCCTCAACGCCGTCCATCACTGGCATGATCAGGTCCATCAGGATCAGGTCCGGGGTGAGCTCGGCGCAGCGCTGCACCGCTTCCAGGCCATTGCTGGCGACCCACACAACCTGGTGCGCGGGCTCGAAGCTCAAGGCGCGGCGCAAGGCTTCCACCGCCAGGGGCATGTCATTGACGATTGCAATCCTCATGCCCGCGCGCCTCCGATCAGCTCCATTACGGCGTCCAGCAGGGCGTCGTCATGAAAGCTGGCTTTGGCTAGATAATAGTCGGCGCCGGCGTCCAGTCCACGACGTCGGTCTTCTTCGCGATCCTTGTAGGACACCACCATCACCGGCAACGATTGCAGGCGACTGTCACGGCGCAAGAGTGTGACCAATTCAATACCGTCCATACGAGGCATATCAATATCTGTGATCAACAGGTCAAAGTCTTCGGAACGCAAGGCGTTCCAGCCGTCCATGCCATCGACCGCCACGGCCACTTCGTAACCACGATTAAGCAATAATTTGCGCTGCAGCTCACGCACGGTCAGCGAGTCGTCGACCACCAGCACCCGCTTGCGCGGCGCCTCGGTGGTTTGTTGGTTGCGCCGGGCAATACGTTCCAATCGGCCGGTATTGAGCAGTTTATCCACCGAGCGCAGCATGTCTTCCACGTCGACGATCAATACCACCGAACCGTCGTCCAGCAGGGCGCCGGCGGAAATATCCTGGACCTTGCCCAGGCGATCATCCAGCGGCAGCACCACCAGCGTACGCTCGCCGATAAAACGCTCCACGGCAATCCCGTACACCGCATCGCGCTCGCGGATCACCACCACTTTGAGCGTTTCGGACTGACTTTGCCCCGCCGGGCGCTGCAACAGTTGGCTGGCGGCGACCAGGCCGACATGCCGGCCTTCATGCCAGAAATGCTGGCGGCCTTCCAACTGCACGATATCGTCCGGCGCCAGGTCGCACATGCGCTCGATATGAGCCAGCGGGAACGCATAGGCTTCTTCGCCGACTTCCACCACCAGGCTGCGCACCACCGACAGGGTCAGCGGCACTTCGAGGTGGAAACGGCTGCCCTGCCCCGCCGTCTGCTCCAGCACCACCGCACCGCGCAGTTGGCGGACCATATGCTGCACCGCGTCCAGGCCGACTCCGCGCCCGGACACTTCGGTGACCTTGTCGCGCAGGCTGAACCCCGGCAGGAACAGGAACGTGAGCAACTCTTCTTCGCTCAAGCGCAGCGCCGTTTCCAGTGGCGACAGATGCCGGTCGACGATGGTGCCGCGCAGGCGCTCCAGGTCGACGCCATTGCCGTCGTCGCTCAACTCCAGCACCAGCAAACCGGCCTGATGAGACGCACGCAGGCGGATCAGGCCCTCAGCCGGCTTGCCCGCCAACAAGCGTTGCTCAGGCATTTCGATGCCGTGGTCAACGGCATTGCGCAACAGATGGGTAAGCGGCGCTTCGAGTTTTTCCAGCACGTCGCGGTCGACCTGGGTCTTTTCACCTTCGATCTCCAGGCGCACCTGCTTGCCCAGGCTACGGCCGAGGTCGCGCACCATGCGCGCCTGGCCGGCCAGCACATCGGCAAACGGACGCATGCGGCAGGCCAGCGCGGTGTCGTAGAGCACTTGGGCGCGCTGCCCGGCCTGCCAGCCGAACTCGTCCAGCTCGGCGGTTTTTTCCGCCAGCAAGGCCTGGGCCTCGCTGAGCAGGCGGCGCGTGTCCGCCAGGGCCTCCTGGGCTTCAAGGCTCAGATGCTGGGTCTTGAGCTGCCCATCCAGGGTATCCATTGCCCGTACGCTCTGGCTTTGAATGCGCTTGAGGCGCTGCAGGCTGGCCAGATACGGCTTGAGTCGCTGGGTTT of the Pseudomonas azadiae genome contains:
- a CDS encoding hybrid sensor histidine kinase/response regulator: MTPDQMRDASLLELFSLEADAQTQVLSAGLLALERNPTQADQLEACMRAAHSLKGAARIVGVDAGVSVSHVMEDCLVSAQESRLYLQPEHIDALLQGTDLLMRIATPGNDVGPADIEAYVALMERLLDPSQAPIKATPTPTPTPTEPAPAPVVEEPPPEPEPAPSVAAEPPRQGKRMTEGGERVLRVTAERLNSLLDLSSKSLVETQRLKPYLASLQRLKRIQSQSVRAMDTLDGQLKTQHLSLEAQEALADTRRLLSEAQALLAEKTAELDEFGWQAGQRAQVLYDTALACRMRPFADVLAGQARMVRDLGRSLGKQVRLEIEGEKTQVDRDVLEKLEAPLTHLLRNAVDHGIEMPEQRLLAGKPAEGLIRLRASHQAGLLVLELSDDGNGVDLERLRGTIVDRHLSPLETALRLSEEELLTFLFLPGFSLRDKVTEVSGRGVGLDAVQHMVRQLRGAVVLEQTAGQGSRFHLEVPLTLSVVRSLVVEVGEEAYAFPLAHIERMCDLAPDDIVQLEGRQHFWHEGRHVGLVAASQLLQRPAGQSQSETLKVVVIRERDAVYGIAVERFIGERTLVVLPLDDRLGKVQDISAGALLDDGSVVLIVDVEDMLRSVDKLLNTGRLERIARRNQQTTEAPRKRVLVVDDSLTVRELQRKLLLNRGYEVAVAVDGMDGWNALRSEDFDLLITDIDMPRMDGIELVTLLRRDSRLQSLPVMVVSYKDREEDRRRGLDAGADYYLAKASFHDDALLDAVMELIGGARA
- a CDS encoding response regulator, coding for MNDLQIDDIKTDENAAMVLLVDDQAMIGEAVRRGLAHEENIDFHFCADPHQAIAQAIRIKPTVILQDLVMPGLDGLTLVREYRNHPATQNIPIIVLSTKEDPLIKSAAFSAGANDYLVKLPDNIELVARIRYHSRSYMTLLQRDAAYRALRVSQQQLLDTNLVLQRLMNSDGLTGLSNRRHFDEYLELEWRRAMRDQTQLSLLMIDVDFFKTYNDSFGHVEGDEALRKVANTIREASSRPSDLPARYGGEEFALVLPSTSPGGARLVAEKLRMAVAALKIPHIAPTEGASLTISIGLSTMTPVQGTDCRQLIMAADKGLYTAKHNGRNQVGIE
- the cheB gene encoding chemotaxis response regulator protein-glutamate methylesterase, yielding MRIAIVNDMPLAVEALRRALSFEPAHQVVWVASNGLEAVQRCAELTPDLILMDLIMPVMDGVEATRQIMAETPCAIVIVTVDRQANVSRVFEAMGHGALDVVDTPPLGVGNPKDAAAPLLRKILNIGWLIGQRGSRVRAESVAPRITGKRQSLVAIGSSAGGPAALEVLLKGLPRDFAAAIVLVQHVDQVFAAGMAEWLSSASGLPVRLAREGEPPQSGVVLLAGTNHHIRLLKNGTLAYTAEPVNEIYRPSIDVFFESVARHWNGDAVGVLLTGMGRDGAQGLKLLREQGYLTIAQDQQSSAVYGMPKAAAAIDAAVEIRPLDRIAPRLLEVFAI
- the prfB gene encoding peptide chain release factor 2 (programmed frameshift) gives rise to the protein MEINPILNTIKDLSERSETIRGYLDYDQKHERLTEVNRELEDPAVWNKPEYAQELGRERAALAQIVDTLDELNTGLGDCRDLLDMAVEENDEGAVGDVVAELARLEENLAKLEFRRMFSHEMDPNNAYLDIQAGSGGTEAQDWANILLRMYLRWADKRGFEATIMELSAGEVAGIKGATVHIKGEYAFGWLRTEIGVHRLVRKSPFDSGNRRHTSFCAIFVSPEIDDKVEIEINPADLRIDTYRSSGAGGQHVNTTDSAVRITHVPTNTVVSCQNERSQHANKDTAMKMLRAKLYEQEMQKRNAASQALEDTKSDIGWGHQIRSYVLDASRIKDLRTNIERSDCDKVLDGDIDEYLEASLKSGL